The Ochrobactrum sp. BTU1 DNA segment AGCCGTAACGGGGGCCTCGACACTAATCATCAGGGCATATGCCGCCCATTTAACGCCCCAGGCGCGGTAATATCATGTCTATTGAACTTTTTCTTCCAGCGTTTCTCGCTATTCAAAACAGCATCTGGTTGACGCTACTGATTACGCTTGCGAGCTTTGCTCTCGGCCAGCTTGTCGCCCTTCCACTAGCTTTAGCGCTCACCTCTGCCTCGAAGTCGCTTCAATATTGTGCATCAACCTATACGTTCTTGGTGCGCGGTAGCCCGCTTCTGGTTCAATTGTTCATTGTCTATTATGGTTTTGGACAAGTTGAAGCTATCCGGGAAAGCATTTTGTGGCCTGTCTTGAGAAGCGCGCTTTACTGCTCAATCTTAACAATTGGATTAAATTCTGCTGCATACACATCTGAGGTCATCGCCGGTGCAATCCGTCAGCTTCCCAAAGGCCAGTTTGAAGCTGCGAGTGCATTAGGTCTGAAATATACAGTCTCCCTCATGAAGGTCGTACTTCCGCAGGTGTACCGATCGATACTGCCGGCGATCGGCAACGAACTTGTGCTCGTTATGAAGGGATCGACGCTTGCGAGTGCGGTGACTGTGATGGAAATGACTGGAGCAGCTCGCATTTTTGTCTCGAAGACATATGCTCCCTTTGAAACATTCCTAATTGCCGGCGCAATTTATCTGGTTATGGGAGCGATGTTCGGAAGGATTATCCGCTTTATCGAAAACCGTGTGTCTATTCCGGAAAGATAAACACCATCTACGGCTGGGATGGTTGCCAACAACGGACTGAGGAAGAATCTAGGATGATACAAGCAGCGAAAAAAGACACGTCGCCAAATCATGTTATAAGTATTGCCGGGATGCATAAGTGGTACGGGGCATTCCATGTGCTTAGAGACATTAATCTTTCCGTTGCTCAGGGTGAACGTATTGTCGTTGCCGGTCCTTCGGGTTCCGGCAAGTCAACCATGATCCGTTGCGTCAATCGTCTGGAAGAGCACCAGAAGGGCCAGATCATTGTTGATGGCATTGAGCTCACCAATGATCTCAAGAAGATCGACGAAGTGCGCCGCGAAGTCGGCATGGTGTTCCAGCACTTCAACCTCTTCCCGCATCTGACCATTTTGGAGAACTGCACGCTCGCACCGATCTGGGTTCGCAAAATGCCAAAGAAGCAGGCGGAAGAAATCGCGATGCACTATCTGGCACGCGTGAAAATTCCAGAACAGGCCAACAAGTATCCGGGCCAGCTTTCAGGCGGTCAGCAGCAGCGTGTGGCAATTGCCCGTGCGCTTTGCATGAGCCCGAAAGTCATGCTGTTCGATGAGCCGACCTCGGCACTTGATCCGGAAATGGTCAAGGAAGTGCTTGATACAATGGTGAGCCTTGCAGATGAAGGCATGACGATGATCTGCGTAACGCATGAAATGGGCTTTGCCCGTCAGGTCGCAAACCGCGTGATCTTTATGGATCAGGGCCAGATTGTTGAGCAGAATTCGCCAGCCGAGTTCTTCGACAACCCGCAGCATGAACGCACCAAGCTGTTTTTGAGCCAGATACTCCACTAAGGCCCTACCGGTGGCAGCGCCCGCGCATCGCGCGGCCACTTCAAGCTCGCAAAGCAGCGATCGCATTGGCGATCAAAACAGCGCAGACGCAGATTTTTGAATGGGAGCCAAAGTAATGAGGAAAGTCGCGCTACGAAGGATTGCGTTTATTTCCTCTATCTTGGTTGTGGGTATTTCCGTTACGAGCTGTGCAGAACGCTCGGGCAGGGATTGGCCGGGAAGCTGCATCATTCAGTGAACTTAAGCTGGGTCAACGATCAGGTTTTCTCTACCAGCGGGCAGGCCAGGACATAAAACTGCAGATCGATGATCTCCAGGAGAGATCTGCTTGTTACGCTGCGGCTCGGCCCGTTGATTGCTGGAAAAAAATAAGTCGACGCTGTTCCAAATCACTGCACGCGTTTAGGCTCGGCTCACTTGGCGACGATAGGGCTGCAGAGATACGAATATTCCCCGACCATGAGAACCTGGCAACATCTATTGCTGGATTGCCTCCTCACCCACGAAGACCTCTCGTCTGGACATTAACGATTTCTCTTGCCAACGCGATTCTGTCGCTTTCGGTTTCAGCACTTCTAGGTTGATACCAGATCGATAGCCAGTTGACCGCGCCCAAGACTGCCTTGGTCGCGATCGACACATCGACGTGGCGAATGCTGCCGTCTTCAATCCCCTCCCGAATGACTTGTTTGAACAAATCCTCGAAACGGCGTCTCACAGAAATAAGGTCGTTGAGCGTACGGCGCTGATCTGGGGTGGTCGCCGCGAGCTTATGCATGTGAACACCTTGCACCACGACCGCTTCGAAAGCGACGTTGTTCATCATGGCGAGCGCGTGCGCCATGAGCATCTCCTCAAGTCGGTGCAGGCCGGAACCGTTGAGCACCATGACGGGTTCAACGGCTTTGAACAGTCGATCCATGCCTTCACGATGAACGTCGAAAAAAAGATCTGTCTTTGATGAGTAGTAATGATAAATGCGCCCCTTCGTCGAGCCCATCCTGCGCGCCACGTCATCAATGCTAGTAGTTGAAAAGCCTTGCTCCATGAAGCACTGAGCGGCTGTTTCTAGGATGACGACATTCCCAGTACTGTCTGTTCGGTTACTTCGGCGGCTTTCAGCCATCTGCTACTCCAATTTTATGCGTCGATAAGCGGCACCTTAAGCCTAGCAAATTTCGACAGTAAAATGCCACTAGACAAACCCATGTTCAAGTGCATACTACTCGGTATGTTGTTGATTAGTGTGTCCATCGACCATTTTTCAACGCTCGGAGGATGATATTTTGGAACTAAGCCCGAATTCTGCAGCGTCGGCTTCCCCGGCAGGTATAGAAAGCGAAGTCCTTTATTCGGACTGGGTCAAGATCGATCAACAGCTTGTTGATCGATTTGCGGATGTGATCGATGATCAACAGTTCATTCATACCGACCCTGTGCGTGCAGCAAAAGAAAGTGATTTCGGAGGAACTATTGCACATGGTTTCCTGATCCTTGGTTTGTTGACCAAGCTCAGCCGCGCGGTTTTACCGGAAGCTACCACGGGTACTGTCGAAATCAATTATGGCTTCGACAAGGTCCGCTTCCTCGCTCCAGTGAGAGTGGGGTCATCTATCCGTGGTGTGTTCAGTTCGAAATCAATTCAGTCGAAGGGGAATGGTAAACTTCAGACCCTGAATGCGACTGTTGAAATCAAAGGCGAAGCCAAGGCGGCGCTGGTCGCTGAATGGCTTATTCTTACGGTAGGTTGAGGATCATAAAATGGCTATCTCCTTTGAAAATTCCGTCGCAATCATAACAGGCGCGGGAGGCGGGCTTGGACGTGCATACGCGCTCGAACTGGCAGACCGCGGCGCAAAAGTTGTTGTTAACGATTTTGGCGGTAGCCGCGACGGAAAAGGTGGCGCGTCTGAGGCCGCTGAAAGTGTTGTCGCAGAAATCAGAGCCAACGGCGGCGTTGCTATTGCAGACGCAGGCAACGTTACAAAATTCGAAGATATGCAGGCGCTGGCCAAGCGCGTAGTTGAGGAATTCGGACGCATCGATATCCTCATTAACAACGCGGGTATCTTGCGCGACAAAAGCTTTGCGAAGATGGAGATGGCTGATTTCCAGGCAGTGGTCGACGTGCACCTTTTTGGTTCAGCTAATGCAAGCCGCGCTGTTTGGGACATCATGAAGAGCCAGACCTATGGCCGCATCCTGATGACAACATCTACGTCGGGCGTCTATGGTAATTTCGGTCAGTCCAACTACGGAGCGGCGAAGGCTGGGTTGGTCGGCCTGATGAATGTCTTGCACTTTGAAGGCGAAAAGTACGGCATCCACGTCAACGCGATTGCGCCAACGGCTGCCACGCGCATGACTGGTGATGTACTTGACGAGGAGATGCTAGTACGTCTCGCACCCGAAAATGTCGTTCCGGCCGCTCTCTTTCTCGTCAGTGAACAAGCACCAAGTCGGACTGTTCTGCTCGCAGGAGCAGGTACAGTGTCCCGTATGGCGATTGTGGAAAGCGAGGGCATTTATCTGCCGAAAGGCGAGCGTACGCCCGAGGCGGTAGCCGCGGCTTTCACTAAAGTTGACGACTTGACCAGTTTTATTGAAACTGGGGCCGGGTTGGCGCATGTTGAACGCATCATCGCAAGGTCGAGGGCGCAAGAGGTTGTCAAATGACGACCTCACGACCCCGCCTGAAGGCCGAATCTCGTTCGGCTTTTCGAGAATTTTACGAAATGCAGACGCGCTGGAGCGATATGGACATTTATGGCCACGTCAATAACGTCGTCTATTTGCAATATTGTGATGCAGCATTGAACCGGTCATTGATCGCCGCCGGCGCTCTGGAGCTGAATGGTTCCACGCCAATTGGTGTAGTGGCGCGCAATTCAACAACCTATTTTTCCGAGATTTCATATCCTGGTAATATCGTCGTTGGGGTTCGCGTCGAGCACATCGGTAACACGAGTCTGCTTTGGGGCTTTGGCATTTTCAAGGATGGTGAAGAATTGACGGCTGCCGCAAGCGAATATGTGCATGTCTATGTCAACCGAGAAACCCGACGGCCAGTTCCGCTTACCACGGAACTTAAAGAATTAGCCGCAAGGCTTTACGTTCAAGGATCGGTGGAGGAATTGTGATGAGAGAAGCTGTAATCGTATCAACGGCTCGGACGCCTATTGGCAAAGCCTATCGCGGAGCTTTCAATGATACCACAGCTCCCGCGCTGGCGGGACATGCAATTGCGGCGGCTGTCGAGCGCGCAGGCATCGATGGAGCTGAGATTGAGGACGTCGTCATTGGCGCAGCGCTTCAGCAAGGAACGACCCACATGAATATCGCACGCACATCGTTGCTGCGGTCGGGTCTTCCTGCCTCAGTTCCTGGCCAATCGATGGATCGTCAATGCGCGTCTGGGTTGATGGCTATCGCAACTGCTGCCAAGCAGATTACGGGCGATGGCATGATGATTACCATTGGTGGCGGCGTTGAGCAGATATCCCTGGTGCAAAACGAGCATATGAACGTGCATCGCTGGAACGATGCGTGGCTGACTGAGCGTCTTCCTGCTACTTACATGAGCATGATCGAAACGGCTGAGATCGTTTCTGCGCGCTATGGCGTCTCACGTGAGGCGCAAGACGAATATGCACTGCAGTCACAGCAGCGTACTGCTGCGGCCCAGTTGGCGGGACGGCTCGACGCCGAGATTGTACCCCTTCGGTCGATCATGTCGGTCAAAGATAAGGTTTCAGGTGAGGTTTCGGCGAAACCCGTCGAACTGACCAGGGACGAAGGTAACCGGCCCGATACCACATTGGCGGGTTTGGCGGGACTGAAACCGGTTTTTGCTGGCGGCCAGACAATCAGCCAAGGTGGTTATGTTACCGCTGGCAACGCCTCGCAACTATCTGACGGAGCGTCCGCATCTGTTCTTATGGAAGCGAAGGAAGCGGAAAGACGTGGTCTTTCTCCGCTCGGCATTTATCGCGGGATGGCTGTTGCTGGATGCGAGCCTGATGAGATGGGCATTGGCCCGGTATATGCCGTTCCGAAACTTTTGAAGCAACATGGTCTGACGGTCGATGATATCGATCTGTGGGAGTTGAATGAGGCCTTCGCAGCACAGGTTCTTTATTGCCGCGATAAGCTTGGCATTGATAATGAGAAACTCAATGTGAATGGCGGCGCTATTTCGATTGGTCATCCTTACGGAATGTCTGGTGCGCGTATGACGGGGCATGCGCTCATTGAGGGCAAGAGGCGTAACGGGCATTATGTAGTAGTCACCATGTGCGTTGGCGGCGGCATGGGCGCTGCAGGCCTTTTCGAAATTTGTTGAGTCAAAAAAAGGCCGATTTATTCGGCCTTTTTACGGTATTAACGGCGGTTTTGATTAATATGCGGCCTGATAAATCGTCAGCGCATCAGCCTCAGTTACCTTGCGCGGATTGTTGACCAGAAGGCGGGTCTGTTTCATTGCATCGCGCGCAAGCTTGGGCAGATCATCTTTCGCAATATTCACGTCGCGCAATCGCTGGGGCACTCCAAGTTCACGGCTAAGCTCCGCCAGCCTTTCTACAAAAGCTTCTCCCCGCAATTCCGCAGATATAGCGCCGAGTTCGGGAAAGACATCTGTCGCAATTTCCGCGTAGACATGGCTCGCCTCCGGGAGATTGAACCGCAGCACATGCGCAAGCACGAGCGCATTGGATAAACCATGCGGGACATGGAAATGCCCGCCAATCGGATAGGCCAACGCATGAACAGCCGCAACCGGCGAATTGGCGAAAGCTTGGCCAGCGAGCAGTGAGCCGAGCAGCATGGCGGCCCGTGCGTCGCGATTTTGTCCTTCAAAGACCGCTGTACGGATATTGGCACCAAGCAGTTGCAGGGCATTGCGCGCCAATGAACGAGACAAAGGGTTATTGTTGGAGGAAGCAGACGTGTATGCTTCGATGGCGTGCACCATTGCATCAATGCCGGTGGCAGCTGTTACCGCTGCTGGCAAGCCGACAGTCAAGTCAGCATCGAGAACTGCCATATCTGGAAGCAGAAGGGGCGAGACGACCCCCTTCTTTTCGGACGCTCCAGTTGTGATGATCGATATGGGGGTAACTTCCGACCCTGTTCCTGCCGTTGTTGGAATTAAAACGAGCGGCAAGCGCGGCCCGCGTGCGATATTGACACCATAAATGTCGTTCAGCGCTTCACCGCTCTTTGCAAGCAGTGCCGCAACCTTTGCAACATCCATCGAGGAGCCGCCGCCGATGGCGAGGACGCCAGTAGTTTCATGCGCTACAATCTGATCCTTCAGGGCGATAACATTGCTTTCGGGCGGGTCAGCCTGCACATCATCAAAAATTGAAATGGCAATCCCTGCCTGCTCCAAGGCTTTTGTCGCAGGGGTAAGCAGCCCAAGGTTTCGCAACCCCTTGTCGGTCACGAGCACAACGCGCTTGCCCAACAGATGCCCGGCAATCTCGACAATCTTTGTCAGGCCGCCGTTTTGCAGGACGATTGATGGCGTTGTGTTGAATACGAAGTTTTCCATGATGTCTGGGTCTTTCGAATAATAGATAGTGGGCGTGCGGAGCTCAACTTGCCCGCGTCACTCTCAGCTCGCGATCGACCGTGTTTTCGGTAACTCCTTCGCTACGCAAAACATGTTTCTGGATTTTGCCACTGGAAGTCTTTGGAAGAGATTCCTCAATCCGTACATATCTTGGTACCATAAAGCGAGGCAGCCGGCCTGAAAGAAACTCGAGCAATTCATCCGCAAAAATCTCCTCCCCTTCCACCGGTGTAACGACGATCAGGACTTCGTCTTCGCTCAATTCGCTCGGAACAGCTATTGCTGCGCATTCTTTGACACTATCGTGGAAAAGTACTTCGGCCTCTAAAGCGAAAGACGATATATTCTCACCTCGTCGCCGAATTACGTCTTTTAGGCGATCAACAAAAAAATAGACCCCATTTTCGTCTTTGCGGAAGCTATCGCCGGTGTGAAACCAGCCGTTGCGCATGGCTTCGACTGTGGCTTTCGGATTGTTGTAGTAGCCCTTCATTAAAGCCCAGGGGCGGTCAGAGCGAATGACCAGCTCACCTGCATTGCCGTCGGGCACTTCGATATCGTTTTCGTCAACGACGCGTAGCTGATACCATGGACGCGGCTTGCCCGCGATGCCCTTTTGTGTAATGCCGGGCCCAGCAACCAATGGGCTCGCAATCTCGGTCATGTTGTAGATAGTCCATGCTTCTACGCCAAATCTCTTTGCGAATAATGGGCCATCTTCTCCAAATGGAGTAATGAAGGCGCGGCGCAGCGGGTGGTTCCGATCATCCGGTGATGCAGGCTGCTTTAAGAGGAAGCTGGCCATTACACCCAACAACAGACAGTAGGTCGAGTTCGTTTCCCGAACAGCCTGCCAGAAATGTTGGGTTTTAAACTCGCGCATCATGCCAATTGAAAGTCCGCGCGCCAGCATCGCATAGACATAAAGTGTAGAGCCGCAATGGAAGATTGGACCGCAAATCATACAGCGATCCGCTTCATCCACGCAATCAAAGGCGTCAGGCCCCATCGTAAAAAGCTGCACATACGAGGTTATGACACCCTTGGCATTGCCCGTTGTGCCTGACGTGTACATTATTGCAAGCGTGTCCCAGGGTTCAATCGGCGTTTCGAGGGAGAGCTCAGCCTCGCTGACCGTACTAACATCAGTCAGAGGTAGGATTTCCACATCAGCAATTGAGTGATTTTTCCAGCCTTCAACCACCAAAACTTTCTGTAATTTTCCAGGAGCGACGTCATGCAGCCGGTCTATCAGATCGGCCTGTGCGACCATGAGCGCCGCGTCCGCGTCGTTGAGAATATGCTCCAATGGACGTCCGAGGGCGGCGGTATTTATCGGAACATAGACAGCGCCAATATAGCAAATTGCAAACCATGTAGTGAGCAAGTCCGGACCATTGCCCATAAAGCAGAGGACGTGATCGCCACGCTTTACGCCATGGGATTGCAGAGTAGCTGCTCGTTGTCGAACGCGGTCTCGGGTCGTCTTGTAATCCCATTCTGTCGATGGCCAAAAATGTACGAATGGTGCCGTGGGGCGCTCCGTTGCGTGCTTATCGAGAAGATAGCGTAATACGCAATGGTTACGGTTAAGCGCGCGCTGGTCTGGCGTCATGTTGTGTGTTCCTCCTACCCTGGCCGGAACTAAACCTCAAAAGAGGCCAGT contains these protein-coding regions:
- a CDS encoding ABC transporter permease subunit (The N-terminal region of this protein, as described by TIGR01726, is a three transmembrane segment that identifies a subfamily of ABC transporter permease subunits, which specificities that include histidine, arginine, glutamine, glutamate, L-cystine (sic), the opines (in Agrobacterium) octopine and nopaline, etc.) produces the protein MMSIELFLPAFLAIQNSIWLTLLITLASFALGQLVALPLALALTSASKSLQYCASTYTFLVRGSPLLVQLFIVYYGFGQVEAIRESILWPVLRSALYCSILTIGLNSAAYTSEVIAGAIRQLPKGQFEAASALGLKYTVSLMKVVLPQVYRSILPAIGNELVLVMKGSTLASAVTVMEMTGAARIFVSKTYAPFETFLIAGAIYLVMGAMFGRIIRFIENRVSIPER
- a CDS encoding amino acid ABC transporter ATP-binding protein, which produces MIQAAKKDTSPNHVISIAGMHKWYGAFHVLRDINLSVAQGERIVVAGPSGSGKSTMIRCVNRLEEHQKGQIIVDGIELTNDLKKIDEVRREVGMVFQHFNLFPHLTILENCTLAPIWVRKMPKKQAEEIAMHYLARVKIPEQANKYPGQLSGGQQQRVAIARALCMSPKVMLFDEPTSALDPEMVKEVLDTMVSLADEGMTMICVTHEMGFARQVANRVIFMDQGQIVEQNSPAEFFDNPQHERTKLFLSQILH
- a CDS encoding TetR/AcrR family transcriptional regulator, with protein sequence MAESRRSNRTDSTGNVVILETAAQCFMEQGFSTTSIDDVARRMGSTKGRIYHYYSSKTDLFFDVHREGMDRLFKAVEPVMVLNGSGLHRLEEMLMAHALAMMNNVAFEAVVVQGVHMHKLAATTPDQRRTLNDLISVRRRFEDLFKQVIREGIEDGSIRHVDVSIATKAVLGAVNWLSIWYQPRSAETESDRIALAREIVNVQTRGLRG
- a CDS encoding MaoC family dehydratase, giving the protein MELSPNSAASASPAGIESEVLYSDWVKIDQQLVDRFADVIDDQQFIHTDPVRAAKESDFGGTIAHGFLILGLLTKLSRAVLPEATTGTVEINYGFDKVRFLAPVRVGSSIRGVFSSKSIQSKGNGKLQTLNATVEIKGEAKAALVAEWLILTVG
- a CDS encoding SDR family NAD(P)-dependent oxidoreductase, yielding MAISFENSVAIITGAGGGLGRAYALELADRGAKVVVNDFGGSRDGKGGASEAAESVVAEIRANGGVAIADAGNVTKFEDMQALAKRVVEEFGRIDILINNAGILRDKSFAKMEMADFQAVVDVHLFGSANASRAVWDIMKSQTYGRILMTTSTSGVYGNFGQSNYGAAKAGLVGLMNVLHFEGEKYGIHVNAIAPTAATRMTGDVLDEEMLVRLAPENVVPAALFLVSEQAPSRTVLLAGAGTVSRMAIVESEGIYLPKGERTPEAVAAAFTKVDDLTSFIETGAGLAHVERIIARSRAQEVVK
- a CDS encoding acyl-CoA thioesterase, which translates into the protein MTTSRPRLKAESRSAFREFYEMQTRWSDMDIYGHVNNVVYLQYCDAALNRSLIAAGALELNGSTPIGVVARNSTTYFSEISYPGNIVVGVRVEHIGNTSLLWGFGIFKDGEELTAAASEYVHVYVNRETRRPVPLTTELKELAARLYVQGSVEEL
- a CDS encoding acetyl-CoA C-acyltransferase, whose product is MREAVIVSTARTPIGKAYRGAFNDTTAPALAGHAIAAAVERAGIDGAEIEDVVIGAALQQGTTHMNIARTSLLRSGLPASVPGQSMDRQCASGLMAIATAAKQITGDGMMITIGGGVEQISLVQNEHMNVHRWNDAWLTERLPATYMSMIETAEIVSARYGVSREAQDEYALQSQQRTAAAQLAGRLDAEIVPLRSIMSVKDKVSGEVSAKPVELTRDEGNRPDTTLAGLAGLKPVFAGGQTISQGGYVTAGNASQLSDGASASVLMEAKEAERRGLSPLGIYRGMAVAGCEPDEMGIGPVYAVPKLLKQHGLTVDDIDLWELNEAFAAQVLYCRDKLGIDNEKLNVNGGAISIGHPYGMSGARMTGHALIEGKRRNGHYVVVTMCVGGGMGAAGLFEIC
- a CDS encoding iron-containing alcohol dehydrogenase, translating into MENFVFNTTPSIVLQNGGLTKIVEIAGHLLGKRVVLVTDKGLRNLGLLTPATKALEQAGIAISIFDDVQADPPESNVIALKDQIVAHETTGVLAIGGGSSMDVAKVAALLAKSGEALNDIYGVNIARGPRLPLVLIPTTAGTGSEVTPISIITTGASEKKGVVSPLLLPDMAVLDADLTVGLPAAVTAATGIDAMVHAIEAYTSASSNNNPLSRSLARNALQLLGANIRTAVFEGQNRDARAAMLLGSLLAGQAFANSPVAAVHALAYPIGGHFHVPHGLSNALVLAHVLRFNLPEASHVYAEIATDVFPELGAISAELRGEAFVERLAELSRELGVPQRLRDVNIAKDDLPKLARDAMKQTRLLVNNPRKVTEADALTIYQAAY
- a CDS encoding AMP-binding protein, with amino-acid sequence MTPDQRALNRNHCVLRYLLDKHATERPTAPFVHFWPSTEWDYKTTRDRVRQRAATLQSHGVKRGDHVLCFMGNGPDLLTTWFAICYIGAVYVPINTAALGRPLEHILNDADAALMVAQADLIDRLHDVAPGKLQKVLVVEGWKNHSIADVEILPLTDVSTVSEAELSLETPIEPWDTLAIMYTSGTTGNAKGVITSYVQLFTMGPDAFDCVDEADRCMICGPIFHCGSTLYVYAMLARGLSIGMMREFKTQHFWQAVRETNSTYCLLLGVMASFLLKQPASPDDRNHPLRRAFITPFGEDGPLFAKRFGVEAWTIYNMTEIASPLVAGPGITQKGIAGKPRPWYQLRVVDENDIEVPDGNAGELVIRSDRPWALMKGYYNNPKATVEAMRNGWFHTGDSFRKDENGVYFFVDRLKDVIRRRGENISSFALEAEVLFHDSVKECAAIAVPSELSEDEVLIVVTPVEGEEIFADELLEFLSGRLPRFMVPRYVRIEESLPKTSSGKIQKHVLRSEGVTENTVDRELRVTRAS